The nucleotide sequence GACCGGCTGGGGCGCCGACACGGTGCCCGGCTCCGTCCTCGTCCTGGAGCCCACGGCCGACGGCCACGACGCCACCCTGTACTTCCGCGCCAGCGCGGGCCGCGACTCCGACGAGTTCTACGCGAACCCGGAGATCGGCGAGTTCTGGATCGGGCCGCGCCCGTCGCTCGCCGAGGTCGGGGCCGTCCTCGGTCTCGCCACGCGCGACCTGGCCGACTTCGAGGCCGTCGTCGCGGCGTCCGACGCCGACACCCTGCTCGTCCGCGGCGCCGACGCCGACCTCACCCGCCGCGTCGACGCGCTGGTCGAGACCGCCCCCGACCTCGAGACCGTCGACACCGCCGCCGACCGCGCAGCCGCCCTCGACGTCCTCACCCGCGACGTGAGCGAGCTGCGCCTGGTCAAGGACCCCTACGAGATCGCCGAGATGCGCGCCGCGGTCGCCGCCACCAAGCGCGGCTTCGACGACGTCATCGCCGACTTCGGCGACATCGTCGCCCACACCCGCGGCGAGCGGCTCGTCGAGGGCACGTTCAACCGTCGTGCGCGCGCCGACGGCAACACCGTCGGGTACGACACGATCGCGGCTTCCGGTGACCACGCCTGCATCCTGCACTGGACCCGCAACGACGGTGCCGTGAAGCCTGGCGACCTGATCCTCATCGACGCCGGCATCGAGCTCGAGAGCCTCTACACCGCCGACATCACCCGCACCCTCCCGGTGTCGGGCCGCTTCAGCGACGTGCAGCGCCTCGTCTACGAGGCCGTGCTCGAGGCCGCCGACGCCGCCTTCTCGATCGTGAAGCCGGGCATCCGGTTCCGCGAGGTGCACGCCACGGCGATGGCCGTGATCGCCGAGAAGACGGCCGAGTGGGGCTTCCTACCGGTCTCGGCGGAGGAGTCGCTGAAGCCCGAGGCGCAGTACCACCGCCGCTACATGGTGCACGGCACGAGCCACCACCTCGGCATCGACGTGCACGACTGCGCGGCCGCCCGCCGCGACCTGTACCTCGACGGCGTCGTGGAGGAGGGAAT is from Frondihabitans australicus and encodes:
- a CDS encoding aminopeptidase P family protein, which encodes MAEQKAPRATSNRSTTPVSDTFKEYISSSWADRPEAEVSPAEQAPFAAARRAKLSALHPGKRLVLPAGQAKVRSNDTDYPYRAHAAFSHLTGWGADTVPGSVLVLEPTADGHDATLYFRASAGRDSDEFYANPEIGEFWIGPRPSLAEVGAVLGLATRDLADFEAVVAASDADTLLVRGADADLTRRVDALVETAPDLETVDTAADRAAALDVLTRDVSELRLVKDPYEIAEMRAAVAATKRGFDDVIADFGDIVAHTRGERLVEGTFNRRARADGNTVGYDTIAASGDHACILHWTRNDGAVKPGDLILIDAGIELESLYTADITRTLPVSGRFSDVQRLVYEAVLEAADAAFSIVKPGIRFREVHATAMAVIAEKTAEWGFLPVSAEESLKPEAQYHRRYMVHGTSHHLGIDVHDCAAARRDLYLDGVVEEGMVFTIEPGLYFQPDDLTVPEEFRGIGVRIEDDILVTADGAENLSIAIPRTAGDVEAWIARQAG